In the Streptomyces fradiae ATCC 10745 = DSM 40063 genome, AAGCCGTACCGCCCTCCGAAGTGGAGCCCGAGGACGCGGTGGTCGCCCAGGTCGAGGACGGGGGAGCCGCTGTTGCCGCCCAGCGTCGAGCAGTCGTGCGTCAGCACGTTCCGCTCGGGCAGCAGCTGATTGGCCGTGCCCGGCTGGAGGCGCTTCACGTTGTAGATGTCCATGAAGATCCGGCGCATCGACTCGGGCTCGTTGCGCCGCCCGTCCCACGCCGGGTGCCCCACCACGTACACGGGGTGCCCCGGCAGGTCGGCGGGGGCGTCCGCCGCCACGGCCAGCGGCGACGGCAGCGGCCGCCCGCCCGGCGCGGGCGCGACCCGCAGCAGCGCCAGGTCGGCGTCCCGGTGGACACCGACGACCTCCGTCACCGTGTACGCCGGCCCGCCCGCGCCCGGCAGGGCGCCGTACTCGCGGGTGAGGTCCAGGGCCGCGCCGAGCCCCGGCCGGAACGTCCACCGCGCCGAGCCGTCGTCCCGGCCGAACTCGACCGCCACGTGCCGGTTGGTCATCACCACGTCGGCGCCGACCAGGAAGGCCGTGCCCACCCAGTCGAGGCTGACGTGCCCCGAGACCTCGACCCGGCCGACGCGTGCCAGGGTGTCGCGGATCGCGGCGCGCCGGTCGTTCAGCACGGCCCAGTCGCCCTCCTGCGGCGGGAAGTCGCCGTCCTGCACCAGGATCGCGGGCCGCCCCTCCAGCAGGACGATCGCCTCCATGCCGAACGACTCGTCGTCCGCGATCTCGTCGTCGCGGCCCGCCGCCAGCTTCTCCATGCCGCGCGCCCCCGCCTCCAGCACGCGCGCCCGCTCCTGCTCGGCGAACCGGGCGATCTCCTCACCCGGCGCCTCCTCGGCGGGCGGCAGGTGATCCGACTCGGGGATCTCCCGCGTCAGTCCTTCGCGCACCCGGTCGGCGACGCCCCGCAGATCGGTGAAGATCTCCTCGGGGCCGGCCGCGACCGGCGACCTGTTCCTGCTGGTCATGAGCCTCTCCTCTCGCATGGTGCGCGCACCGGGCGGATCCGCCGCCGAACGCGGTCACCGGACGGAACCTCCGACCGGGCCCCGCACCGGGTCCCCGTACCGGGCCGGCGTACCGGCCCGGCGCGCCGGGCCGTCAGACGGGCGCCCCGGAGGCCGCCGCGTCGCGCTGGGCGGCCTCGATCTCCGCGCGCACGTGCGGCGTGCGGACGGCGAGGTCCGCCATGACGGCGCCGATCTGCGTACCGACGTTCACGAACGCCGTTCCGCGCCCCTGGAACGAGACGTTCTCCACGCGCCGCGTCCCCCGGTGCAGCGCCACCACGCACCAGTCGTCGTCGAGGACGGGCGACCCCGACGAACCGCCGCGCGTGTCCGTGAAGTAGCGCAGGTCCCGGTCGTCCGCCTCGAACACCAGGTTGTTGCGCAGGGCCACCCGCTTCGGGGCGCCCCCCGGATGCTGGATGATGTTGACGGCCACCACGTCGCCCGGCGCGACCAGCAGGGCGCGCGCGGCCACGGGAAGCACCGGCCGGGCGGAGGGCTCCGCGAGCCGCAGCACCGCGTAGTCCAGCTCCGCGTCGGCGGCGGCGAGGTCCCGTACGGGGGCCTCCTCCGTCCCGGTGTCGTCGCTCTCGTAGTCGAACCGCGCCCGCGTCGCCCGCGCCTGGAGCACCAGGTCGTCCGGGGCGGCCAGGGGGCGCCTGCCGCCGGCGCCGGTACGGGCGTTGACCACGTGGTGGTTGGTGACCAGCAGCTCCGGGGTGATCAGCCAGCCGGTGCCGGCGTGGGGGTGGCCGTTGGGCCGCAGCGGCTGACCGCCCTCGAAGGGCGGCACCTTCAACCGCGCGACGGCCGCGCCGGCCGCGTCGCCGCCCCGCAGGAACGTGAACGGCACGGTGTCGTCCCGGTGGACGATCTCCTCCTTGATCTCCGGCACCGCCCGGCCGGCCATCACGTCCGGCTCGCCGCCCGCGTCCCGCGCCACGTCGTCCAGGGCCCGCTGGAGCACGGCCATCGGCGCGGCGGCCGTCGTGTGCGCGACGGCGTTGCGCAGCCAGATCTCCAGCGGTACCGACCCGTCGACCAGCCGCTCGACCCGGTTCATCTCCACCAGGTCCGACTGCACCTGCAGACCGGGCGCGGCCAGCAGCGGCAGCGTCGCCCGGTACCGGGGCAGGACGCCGTCGAAGAGCAGCGGCCGTACCGCGGGGTCGGCGAGCCCCGCGTCCAGGGCGGCGTCCCGCACGGCGAGGACGTCCTCCCGCGCCAGATAGCCCGTCACACCGCCGTTCCCGTCCGTCCGGTACGTCACCGCGGTCCACCGCCTTCCCGGTCGCCGCCTTCCCGGTCGCCGCGCAGCGCGGCCGCGACGCTCGCCGCGATCTCGCCGCTTTCGTCGCGGAGCACCAGCAGCCGCCGCACGAGCGCGTCGAGCCCGCCCCGGTCCCGTACCAGCCGCAGGATGTCCGCCACGTCCGACGGCGGCGGCGCGGGCGCGGCCGGCACACCCGCAGGCTCCGCACCCGCCGCCGAGGCGCCGCCGCCCCACGCCGTACCGCCCGGCACATCACCGGCCGAGGCGCCGCCCGCCGCCGTACCGCCCGCCACATCACCGGCCGAGGCACTGCCGCCCCCCGCCGCCGCTCCGCCCACCAGGGACGCGCCCGCACGCGCCGGGGCCTCGTGGACGCCGGCCGCCGAGCGCAGGAGGTCCATCAGCGGGCGCAGCAGCAGCGGATCGGCCCTGGCCGCCCGCCGCAGGCCCGCGGCCAGCCGCTCCAGCACCTCGTCACCCTCGGGCAGCCCCACCAGGTCCAGCGCGTGGTCCAGCGCCCGCGCGTCGAGCGTGTACACCTGCGAGGCCGCGGCCCGCACCAGCGACGGCTGGTCGGCCAGCACCGCGTCCGGGACCTGCCGCAGCCGCCGCGCCAGGCGGGTGTCGGCGTCCCGGTCCGGTGCGGCGCCCGCCGACGCGAGCCGCGCCCTCGCCAGCAGGGTGCCCATCGCCTCCAGGTCCTGGCCCAGGCCGATCGCCACGTCCTCCGCGAGCCGCAGGTCCCGGTACGCGCTGTCCGTGTCGCCGTCCTGCTCCGCGAGCCGCGCCGCCAGCAGCAGCAACTCCAGCTGCCGCTCCCCGCAGCCCGCCTCCCGCGCGCCGTCCACGGCGTCGGACGCCGCCCGCCGCGCCTCGCCGGTGCGGCCCGCCCGGTCCAGGGCCTCCGCCAGCAGCACGTGCAGGGGGCTGCACGGCGTCCACGGGCGCCGCTCGGCCAGCCGCGCCAGCGCCTCGCCGGTCAGCCCCTGCGCCAGCAGGTCCTCCACCTCATGGGCGGCGATCCGCTCCCAGTCCTCCTGCTCGGCCTCCGCCATCACCAGCTCCGACGCCCCGCCCCGCCGCCGGTGCGCGCTCAGCAGCGCCGCCGCGCGCGGGCCCATCTCGTCCTGGGCACCCGCCAGCAGCCGCTCCACACCCGGCAGCCACCGCTCCTCCACGGTGCGCGGGTGCTCGCCCCGCCGCAGCCGGTGGTAGATCTCCTCGGCGCGGGCCTGGAGCCCCTCGCGCGCCGCGTAGAACTCCACGGCCCGCCGCTCCACCTCCCGCGTCGGCGAGCGCGGGTCGCCCTCCGCGAGCCGCAGCATGATCGCCCGTACGTCCGCCCGCACCCGCACCGCCTCGGGACCGGCCGGTTCCACGAGGTCGAGCCGCGACAGCCGGCCGAACAGCGACCGCGCCTCCCGCGGCCCCGGCACGGCGACCCCGCACGGCTCGGCGAGCACCTCGCGGACGACGTCCGGCGTGATCAGCCGCAGCACCAGCCCGGCCTGGGCGAGGCGCCGCACGTCCTGGTCGGGGATGTGCTGGAGGATCCGCTCGTACAGGATGCCCTGGACGAGGAGCTGGTCGACGCGGCGGAAGAAGTCCCGGCGGCGTGCCGGCAGACTGCCGATCAGCTCCCGCAGGCCCGCCGTGTCCGCCCCGGCCAGCAGCGCCGCCCGCGCCGCCAGCCGCAGGCTCAGCGGGTGCCCGCCGACGCGGTCGGCGAGCGTGCGGGCCACCTCCGGGTCCGC is a window encoding:
- a CDS encoding trypsin-like serine peptidase; amino-acid sequence: MTSRNRSPVAAGPEEIFTDLRGVADRVREGLTREIPESDHLPPAEEAPGEEIARFAEQERARVLEAGARGMEKLAAGRDDEIADDESFGMEAIVLLEGRPAILVQDGDFPPQEGDWAVLNDRRAAIRDTLARVGRVEVSGHVSLDWVGTAFLVGADVVMTNRHVAVEFGRDDGSARWTFRPGLGAALDLTREYGALPGAGGPAYTVTEVVGVHRDADLALLRVAPAPGGRPLPSPLAVAADAPADLPGHPVYVVGHPAWDGRRNEPESMRRIFMDIYNVKRLQPGTANQLLPERNVLTHDCSTLGGNSGSPVLDLGDHRVLGLHFGGRYGFGNYAVPLWSMLEDPLVRQAELNFV
- a CDS encoding AAA family ATPase, which encodes MSTVPSTETTAADLCRLFRDRLRHELRPPGGPPPAVPDARGGYRRAACLLTSFDPRRLRLPGEAEPTGRAVMELAADCAATGPADRTEWTLKPEVREAALRSLPGPEAALRALEANVGAAPEEPGPERVCLAVLRGEPYRTADAGPDELSDVLQAVLWLSSVPGVTGLPDAGAVRAELERARLLTPLERLVRVPFVGREAELAALRDHVDAPGPPPGAPPSVPSPLVVHGPGGMGKSTLLATFLLDSLREPGPGGAGGLAGDEGGGARAFPFPFAYIDFERPTLSVYEPVTLIAEVARQLGVQYPAFGAELDALAAACLEEARAQRAEEERVVELNRLATTRANLGRRSSLRFLTDASERESALSGQVGEVLCRAAPEGAPFVMVVDSFEEAQYRGSPALGRMWAVFAALSRTYPRVRAIVSGRSPVGHPAQRARAVEVELRDLDQEAAVALLRASGVADPEVARTLADRVGGHPLSLRLAARAALLAGADTAGLRELIGSLPARRRDFFRRVDQLLVQGILYERILQHIPDQDVRRLAQAGLVLRLITPDVVREVLAEPCGVAVPGPREARSLFGRLSRLDLVEPAGPEAVRVRADVRAIMLRLAEGDPRSPTREVERRAVEFYAAREGLQARAEEIYHRLRRGEHPRTVEERWLPGVERLLAGAQDEMGPRAAALLSAHRRRGGASELVMAEAEQEDWERIAAHEVEDLLAQGLTGEALARLAERRPWTPCSPLHVLLAEALDRAGRTGEARRAASDAVDGAREAGCGERQLELLLLAARLAEQDGDTDSAYRDLRLAEDVAIGLGQDLEAMGTLLARARLASAGAAPDRDADTRLARRLRQVPDAVLADQPSLVRAAASQVYTLDARALDHALDLVGLPEGDEVLERLAAGLRRAARADPLLLRPLMDLLRSAAGVHEAPARAGASLVGGAAAGGGSASAGDVAGGTAAGGASAGDVPGGTAWGGGASAAGAEPAGVPAAPAPPPSDVADILRLVRDRGGLDALVRRLLVLRDESGEIAASVAAALRGDREGGDREGGGPR
- a CDS encoding trypsin-like peptidase domain-containing protein, which produces MTYRTDGNGGVTGYLAREDVLAVRDAALDAGLADPAVRPLLFDGVLPRYRATLPLLAAPGLQVQSDLVEMNRVERLVDGSVPLEIWLRNAVAHTTAAAPMAVLQRALDDVARDAGGEPDVMAGRAVPEIKEEIVHRDDTVPFTFLRGGDAAGAAVARLKVPPFEGGQPLRPNGHPHAGTGWLITPELLVTNHHVVNARTGAGGRRPLAAPDDLVLQARATRARFDYESDDTGTEEAPVRDLAAADAELDYAVLRLAEPSARPVLPVAARALLVAPGDVVAVNIIQHPGGAPKRVALRNNLVFEADDRDLRYFTDTRGGSSGSPVLDDDWCVVALHRGTRRVENVSFQGRGTAFVNVGTQIGAVMADLAVRTPHVRAEIEAAQRDAAASGAPV